The Armatimonadota bacterium region CAATGGAGTAGTTTCGCCGCGTTACCAGGCTGGCATCCGCCGAAACGCCGCGTTGAAATGGAACGCCATCCAGATGCCAGTTCCAGGTGTATCCACCGTTGACGTCAGCTCGTCGGAAGAAGCCGTGCTTCCATTTGGGTGAATAGTCGGTAAAGCCACCGGCACCCTGATAGTCGGTAAAGGGAATGAATCCCAACCGGTCGAGAAATGCGCCATCAACACGCGCCACACTCATAACGCCGAAAAGATTCGTGTCGTTGAAGTTGACATCGGCATAGTAGCCGCGGCCGCCGGCCTGTGGACCCAGCGACTGCGCAAGGTTGGCATCAGCGCCCCACTTTCGGTGCTGCCAGGATGGCGTAAGTGCGATCACGGTGTTATCGGCGCCGGCGGCAGAGTGCTGCATCAGTAACACCGACGTGGTGGTGGCGGCATTGAAGTTCTGGCGAAACGACGCCACCAGATCGCTTTCGCTGCCAAACGCGGCATCTCCAAGCATGCTGAACGATGTATGCGGGCTCAGTTGGCCGTAGGCATTCACCCCGGCATCGATGCGGCCAATCAGCTGCGAATCGAAGAACGGCCCGATGGCATAGTTGCTTCCTACATTGCGAAAGTCGCTACCTTCCTGAAAGAACGGCCGTTCATCCGGAACGAAGTGGCCACTTCGCGAGAAGGCAATGCTGGCCACAGCGCCTTCAATGCTCTGGAAGTCGGGGTTAATTGTAGCTACAGTGGTTATCTCAGGAGTTGGTTGCAGCCTGGCATCCAACCCCGCCTGCAGCTCCGCGCGACCACCGGCATTCATGCCAACAGATGGCAGTAGGTACGGCAGCAGCGAAAGCCGCGGCTTCCAGGTGCGAAGCGGTGGCACCACGCCAAGCCACTTTCCCTCGCGCGATTGCGAACCTTCGGGTCCGAGGTCGGACCACCAGGAATCGACGTGAGCGTGCTGCTCATGCCGCTGAAAGTTGATCCCCATTACCATCGCCGCGGCTCGCGCCGGGTAGGGAAGAATGCGCCAGGGAATACGCATCTCAGCGGTCCATCCACCGGCGTCGCGCTTCGTGGCTGCCTGCCAGTCTCCCTGCCACTCCAGCTTGTCGGCGCGGCCGCCGGCGATCGATGCCGATTGCGTGCCTATGGCGTTTACCGTAAAAGTCGATCCATCCGCCCACTGCATTGTGTCGAAGGTATCGATGCGAAACGCAACGTTGTCGTCGTTGGAAAGATCAACGTTACGAATTGATTCATTGGCTACAATAGCAGATGGTTTGGAGTCGCGGCACCGGAACGCGATGAAGATATCGGTGGCGTTATAGATCAACCAGGCTTCTGTCTGATCGGGTGCCGGTTGATGCGCGGAGGTCTCTATGAACACAGTCGCGTGGGCTGCAACCTTCCACGCGGCATCGCGCAGAGAGCCGTCGATGACTGGCGGGGCAACGCCGGCAGGCAACCTTACAGCGGCCAGAGTTCGCTTTGACCAGCGCTGGGCAAATGCCGTTGAGGTAATTGTGGCCAGCATTATAAGGATGGCAGCCGCCAATACCCGTTTGAGAGAAGGCGTGTACGACTCGGAAAAATGCATCTGTTGCTACAGTATACAAACCATTGAAACCGTGGGTTTTTGCAGTCCCGAAAGTCTACCCGGTTTGCGACTGAGCCCAACCCGTCGGATCAGTCGGCAGCTGCGGCATCCATAATCTGTTTGACAAGTGTATACCGAGTCCGCGGTTCAACGTTGAGTTTGGTCATAACGCGCTCGGTGGCATGCCGAACCGCTCCGGTAGAAACAGGCGCTTCCATCTCTGCGGTGAGCACCTCCGCGATCGCGTCGGTGCCTAATTCGCTGCCGACCAGTTTGCGAGCTACCGCAAGCTCGAGAGCCGAGAGCCCCATCCTTCGGCCCAACCTTACCATAGTGCGATCCGGTTCCGCCAGGTTTGCCTCAAGGCGCAACGCCACTATCTCGGCTGCGGCACGCCTCACTGCTTCGGTAACATCACTCGGGCTGCAGTTTTTGGGTAGCGCATCTACGGCGCCGGCGGCCCGCGCCACGGAGAGCAGGTGCGTATGTGAAGTCAGAAGGATGATCGCGGTTTCTGGCCGTGCCCGCAGAATAGCCGCGCACGCCTCAGTTCCATTCACCAGAGGCATAGAGAGGTCCATGAGGACGACGTCCGGCGCTAAACTCTCTGCCAATGAGATGGCTTCGCTGCCATCCATCGCCTCGCCGCACACAACCATGTCGGGCTCGGCGTTGATGTGCGCCGCCAACATCTGGCGCAGCAGATCGAAGTCATCGGCAATGAGAACGCGTAACGGTTCCGGCATGCGCGTTCCTTTCGTTGTGCGAAAAGGGGACCGTGCAGATCGTGCCGCCACGCCCACAGCTGGGCTAGGTGGCGGGATTCTCCTTCTCAAACTCTGCCATGACGAACCCTAGCGAACGGCAACGCTCGCCCACACTCTTCACCAGGCCCGGCGAGGCGCCCTCGCGAAATCGCGCATTCACGTGGAGACGCACCCTTACGGCTGCACCAGGCGCCGCGCCAAGATGCTGCAGTACCTCCGAGCGAATGCGGCCAAAATCGCGTATGAACGCTGCCGCGGTGCCATCCCAAACCGCGTGGAACTGTACCGGCCCACGCGCGTCGATATCGGCGAGATTCGGAAGCGCTTCGGTTCGGCCCGCCAAACCGTGGGGGATTGCGTCGTTCAACGTCCGGCTGGACTGGAGGCGTGGCAGGTAGAGATACGTTGCGAAGCAGCCGGGCAACTGCGCAATGGGAACCGGCGAGCCCAACCAACCCGTCAACCGGTCATATTCGTCGCGCAGCACGGTCGGCGGCAGCTCCAAGAGCAGAAGATCCTCGGCACACAAACGCGCGGAACATCGGCTGGCGATTCCATCTCCGGCTTCCAGCGCCAGCTCGCGCCATTGAATCGGAGCCGCAGGATCGGCCTGTGTTGGAACCAGGAGCCATTTCCACGCCTCGCCGATCTGTCGATTCACAACGGCATCAGCATCGTCGGCCTGTGCGCGAGCGTGGGCAAGCTGAATCGCATCCAGGCTCAGGGCAGCGCCCTCATGCGCGATGGATCGCCACGCCAGAAGCGCGCGTATCGACTCGTACAGCGACTTCACCTTGCGTGAATCGGGCGCAAGAAAAACGAGGGTGTTGCGGTACCGGCGCGGACCGCTGCCGCGAAAGTTGAGAAAGCTGTCGCTGATGTGCAGTGCCGGATCGGAAGCTGCATCCGGCGTTTCGTGAGGATGGTGCGGGCTAAGAATGACCAACGACGTAGCCAGCGTATCGGGAACGTCGGCAGTAAACGCCGGTGCCACGTGAATGGCGCTAAAACAGCCGGTATCTCGCGATGACAACAGCAGTCGTTTGCGCGTTTCGGCGAGCAGCATGGCGTCGCGGACTGCCTCTGCGCGTTCGGCAGCGAGGTGGAGCACCACCTTCAGCGGACCGTCATCAGACTGCGGATCATCGGCGGAACGTACCGTCCGCGCCTCAGAAAAGATGCTTCTCAGCGGGTCGCCGGAGCCTTCGCCGTCACCAGGTTCCGGATTAATCCAATCGGGCGGCGGACCCAGCGGCTTTTTACGCATCCAGTATCTCCTTCACCAACGCCTCGTAATCCTGTGTCGCCGGGTTATTGGGGAACAGGGCCGGCAGTGGCTGCCGGTACATCTGCGCTCGGCTCACGTCCACCGCCTTTCGTATAACGGTATGGTAGACGCGCGACCCGTAGTGCCTCCAGAGTTGATCCAGCACGTCGTCGCTAAACTGATTCGATTCCACGCGGCAAGCCAGGAAGCGATGTGTCGGCTGCTCGGGCAACTGTTCAGCCACGTGCCGTACAATATCCAGGAGCTTGACGGTGCCACGCAGGCTGAATGCGCCCATATCTACCGGAACAATGACGTCGGTTGAAGCTGCTATGGCATTGCAGGTTATCGCATCCAGGCTCGGCGGACAATCGATGACGACATAGTCGAATTCCGGCAGAATCGGCTTCAACGCATTGCGCAGGAGGTTGACCCACCAGGGGCGACCCGTCACCTGAAGTGTGGTATCTGCCAGCTCCAGGTTACTGCCTACGATGTAGAGCGACGGTGGCAACGGCAGCGCGGAGGTCTCGGGACCGGATGCGGTACCCATATTCGCTACGGGCTGCATCACTTCCTGAATCGGCATGCCCTTGACCAGGATTTCGTAGAGCGTCTTCTCCAGTTTGTCGCTGTCGATGCCATAAACCTGCGTGAGGTGAGCTTGCGGATCGGCATCGATCATCAGCGTGGGACCACGCTCAGCCAGGAGCCATGCCAGAGTGGATGCCGTGGTCGTTTTGCCCACTCCGCCCTTATGGTTGCAAACCGAAAAAATGCGAGGCGCCCCGCGTACGGCCGGCTCTGGCGTACCAACGCGGGCGAACACGCTTTCGAGCTCCGCCCGATCGACGCGGAGACGCCGGCCGCTTGGATAGCTCGTAAGCTGACCCTCGCGGATGTAGTTGCGCAAGGTCTGGGCGCTCACATGGACCAGTGCGGCCGCATCGGCCAGGTCCATCAGGTCCATGAGCAGTACCTCCCTACGGGAGTGAGTATCATTACAATATGGCCGCAAACGTGGCAGAATGCCCAGAATACCTTGCCACAAGGCGTGCGCGAGGGGTTAGCTTGGAAGTATACAGCGTGGGCTTCCACCGTGTCAAACGTGGCAACGGGTCGAGACCGCACAGCGGCGAAGGTTTCCGGCGAAGAAACGAGCAGATTCTCCCGGAACGCTGTAACAGGCAAATGCCTTGACAGCCTGAACGAATTAGTGGATACTTGTCCACTAGTACGTTGTGTTCATCGGTTATCGCATCGAGCCGGCAAACCAATGGACCGTGACCGTTCAACAAGGAGAAGACGATGGCAAAGTTTGGTCATTTTGATCTGAAGGCGAAGGATGCCGCGCGGGCGCGAGGCTTCTACGAGTCGGTATTCAACTGGAAGTTTCATCGCTGGGATGGTCCTATGGAGTACTGGCTCATTCAGACAGGCGCTGGGAAGTACGGGATCGACGGCGGCATGTCGCTCCGAAATGAGAGCGACAAGAGTAATGTAACGTTCACAGCTGCCGTACCGGACGTGGATGCCTATCTGGAGCGCGCACTTTCGGCGGGAGCCAGCCAGTTGCTGGACAAGCATACGATTCCCGGCGTGGGCGACATGGTACTTGTCGCGGACCGTGAGGGGCTTCCGTTCGGCATGCTTCAGTTTCTCCCCGGGGCTGAAGGCCAGGCGATGCCGGGCGCGCCTGCCGAGGGCCGACGCCCTGTTCACTTCGAGTTCTGCGCCACCGACGTGGAAGCCGCCATGAAGTTCTACACCGCGGTTCTCGACTGGACCTTCGACAAGCACGGCGGCGAGCAAACGTACTATCTCGCGAAGGGTGGCGACCAGGATGCACCCGGCATCAACGGCGGCCTTATGCCCGAAATCGAGAACTGCCCGAACATGTTCCTTGCGGTCATCGAGACTCCCGATGTGGAAGCGACGGCCGGGGCAATAACGGCAGCAGGCGGCAGCCTCGTGACCGCTCGCATGGATATTCCCCACGTTGGCAGCTGTTACTACTGCACCGATACCGAGTGCAATTCGCTGGCGATCATGCAATTCACCCGCTAGCGGGCTAGTGTGATGCGCTATAGCCAACCTGGCGCCGGCCGGCATCCCGTGCGTGCGACGCCAGGTAGGCATTCTCGAACAGCCCGGCAGGTATGTCTGGAGGAACCATGAGGCTCGCCGCACCGACTGCTCTCGCACTGATTCTGCTGACGCTTTGTCCGCGAGTGCATGCTCAAACCTATCCGCTCGGCCCGGACTCGATGGTCCAGGTCGGCGTGCCTCACGGCACCGTGACGCACAGCACGTTCACCAGCAAAACGGTGTTTCCGGGCACAGTTCGCGACTGCTGGGTCTACGTTCCCGCAGAATATGACGGCAAAACGCCGGCGTGCCTGATGGTTTTTCAGGATGGCGGCTGGTTTGCCGATACAAACAGCAGCTTTCGGGTTCCAGTGGTGTGCGATAACCTGATCTACCACCACCAGATGCCTGTGACGATCGTGGTGATGGTGAACCCAGGCGTGGTTCCGGCAGCGAACTCACACGCCCTGGCGCGATACAATCGCAGCCTGGAATACGACTCCATGAGTGGTCGGTACGTCCGGTTTCTGAACGAGGAGCTGCTGCCGGCGCTTATCGGCAAGTACCATATCAGCTCAGACCCGAGCGACCGAGCGATTGGCGGCATCAGTTCCGGCGGCAGCTGCGCGTTTACCGCTGCCTGGGAGCGGCCCGACTGCTTCCGGCGCGTCCTATCGTTCGTCGGGAGCTTCACCGACCTGCGAGGCGCCGATCGCTACCCGAGTCTGATCCGCAAGAGCGCTCCGAGGCCAATTCGAGTCTTCATGCAAGACGCTACTCACGATCTGGACATCTACCCAGGCAGTTGGTACTTGAACGCCCAGAGCATCGCCGACGCATTACGCTATTCCGGCTACGCGGTGAAGTTTGTGGTGGGCAGCGGCGGCCACGATGGCATTCAGGGTGGTGCGATAATGCCCGACGCACTGCGGTGGCTATGGCGCGGCTACCCGGACGCAGTTCGGGCCGCAGCCACGTCGCCGCAACATGATACCGATGCACTGATGCCCCGCCGGGCCTGGTCGAGGGTAAGCTCGGCCGGGTTCGCAGCCGGGGCCGTGGCCTCCGCACCGGATGGCAGCCTCTACCTGGCGGTTCGGAGCGGCGGTATCGAACGGTTCAACCCGCAAGGTAAGCCAGCCGGCTGGCTGGTGCGAGCGGGTAACTATACCGCTCTCGCATGCAAGGCCGATGGAGTCGTGGTTGGTGCATTGAACCGGTCCATCGTTGAGATCGACGGAAACGGTAACCGCCGCACGGTAGCCAGGGGATTTACCGCTGGAGGACTCGTGGCAAACCATGCCGGCGACATCTATGCATCAGACCCCGGGCACGCGACCATCTGGCTCATTCCGGAACATGGTCACGCCACAGCCGCGGTTAAGGGCGCAAACGAAGCGGGCGCGCTCGCGCTAAGTCCCGACCAGACGCTGCTTCTGGCCGCGTCCCGGTCTCCGGGCCGATACATCTGGTCGTACCAGATAGGGCAGGAGGGACAGCTTCATTTCGGCCAGCCGTACTTCGATCTGTTCGTAAGGCACGATCATCCGGAGGACACAGTATCGGCTCTCACCACGCTGACGGATGGCGAACTGGTGGCAACCACGCCCGCTGGTTTGGATCTCTTTGACCAGGCGGGACGCACAACCGGAGTCGTTCCACTTCCCGCCCGCAAGGGAGCTGCCGGAGCGGCGTTTTGCGGCGGAAACGGTCAAACGCTCGTGGCAGTTGCTGCAGACGGAGCGGTGTACATCTGGCCCACCCAGATTGCTGGAGCCATGCCGTTTGCAACTCCATCGGAACCTGCCGCGCCGATTCTCTAGTCGGCGCCGCAGAACTGCGCCGTTTCGCGACGGAAAGCGGATCGGCCACGTGCGTCTTTACGGAGCGGCTAGTGCGGCTCCCAGCCCGCAGCACCCTCTTGCAGCAGGTCAAAGAGATGCCAGATTGCGCAGAACTCGTCTCCCGGACCAAACGTTGCGCTGGAGATACGGTGTACGCCGTGATGGGGCTCGCGATGAAACGACGAAACGCCGGGCCAGACCATTCCCTCATCGTCGAGGAACCCACAGTCCGCGGCGAAGGTGGTTCCGGCAATGGACACCATGGGAAACTGCCAGCCGCGACGAGCCGATATGGCGCTCATCTCCTCGGGTGAGTCTGGCGAAGAGACGGCGAACGCCGTCCTCCTCAGGATGTGGGGCAATACGCCATTCAGACCGTCCGCCCAGAGCGAACAGTAGTTACAGCGCTGGCCCATGTTGTGAACAACAAGCAAGTCGGACCGATCACCAAAGAGCTGGAGGAGCGTTACCGGGCCATCAGACTTGTCGCGGAACGTGTAGTTACTCATGGTCATCGCCGAGTGCAGTCGGCGCAATTCGGTCTGGCGCTTCCTAAGAGCCGCTATTTGTGCGTCTAGCGCTTCCAGTTCCCCAGCGACCGAGGCGTCGCGCGCATCGGCGTTTATTGCTTCCATTTTGCCCCCTCTGGCCGGCACCACCGCGCTAAGCGTTTCGCTGTTCTTCCCACCGCCGCTCCTCGGAACGGATATGCGCAGACCCTGGATCCATATACCAGTACGCTACGCTGCGGTAGACGCCGCTGCAGTTGTTGCCGGTGCCGTGCTCCAGCGTAAACCGTCCGTGTCGGTGAAATGGAATCGGATCAGATGCATGGAAGCGGTAACCGTAGATCCTGATCCCCTCGTTCCACGGTCCTTCGGCGTCATCGCCCGAAACCGGACCGGAATAGCCTCGGATACCCCACGCGTCGTTGAGGTAATCCTCGAGGCCCGTACCGTAAAGCGTCCTTTCGGGGTCATCGTCGATGTAGAACATCTCATCGCCCTCGCAGGCAGCGCGGTCCGTGGGCGCATCGCTCATATCCACCTCGAATGCGGTGCCGACAAAGTGTCCGGCCGCGCGCGCATTCAGGAGCTCCACGTTGTCGCGACCATCCAGATTGAGCAGGCGACAAGCCACGCCGCCGTAGTCGCGATGGTCGGGGCCGTGAGGAGTTTCGTGGTGCCATGTGGCACGGAATCGGAAGAGGCTTCGCGCCGTAACAGCCTCCAGGGGTTCCCAGGTCTCCGCGATCCTGCAGGTTACCGGCAGGATGCTTCGGTTCTGAAGGGTCAGAGTGGCGCGATGTGAGTGCGGCATGGCGAAGCGACACCACCCAGCGGCCACTCCCGTAGTACCGATGAACGTTGAGGTCGGCAACTTCTGCTGGCCAAAGTTCATGAAGAACGGACCGAGTGGCGCCCGGATGGAAGGATCGCGTGGTTCGTCGTCATCAAAGTGTCCGGCAATCCACATGTTTTCCCAAAGGTGGCGCATGTGCGTCGGACTTAGATCCGACGGCAGCTCGATCCAAAGACCGGTTATTACTCCGGGGCCGTCATAGCGGGTCACCTCAACCGACTCGCCGGGCGCCACGGTTACGTCGCGCATCGCAGGCGCCAATGGCGGCGCAGCTTGCCAGACTGCTGCAGTCCGGGCTATCTCCGGCTTGTTAAGGCCGGCTGCGTCAAAGCTGGAAACCGGTGTTTGGTCTGGCAGTTGCAGGTAGTCCAGATGGTAGTAGAGATAGTCATCGGCAGGGTCGATAGTTACGAGACAGTGGCTGCGGAATGGGATGGGGCAGTAACTTGTGTGCCCCATCGCAAGCCGTTCGGAGCGCGAGCGCTGCGAGTTGAGTTCACCTTCGCCGCCTACACCGAAACTCAACGGCAGCAGCCGAAAGAGTTCTGCGAATGGTAAGTCAAGAACCGGCTCCGGTGATCCATCCAGACGGATGCGGATTGCGCCAGACCGTGGATCGGCGGTCCAGATGCGGCAGATAGCCCCGGGGCCATCAGCCTCCATGAGGACCGCCTCCGACCCGCTATGGCGAACGTAGTTACTCCAATCGCGGTTGCCGCCTCGTCGGTCATAACTCGAGGCAAGCCGCATGGAACCAGGACGCGCCGCCGCGAGAGCGATTGGGTTCCAATACGGCTCGAGCAAATGCCGGTACATGAGATTTGGCGAATCAGCCTGCCAGCTGCTGTGGCGCGGCCGAAACGGACATCGCATCGATGAGAATATCCAGGTGGCCCGCCGCTTGATCCCAGCGTGAAACGAATCTGACCGCCTCTCCACAATCCCGAAAAAAGCCGGTCAATCGGCAAACGTCGGCATCCGGTATGGGTTGTGCGAACGCCCGCGCGCGGCAACGACCGTCGGTATCCACAGTCACAAAAACTCCGAATCCCGGCCAGCTACGGGGCCCCGATGGCGCCTCCTCCTCGGTGTGCCCACAAAGCGGGCACACCGATACCGCGCGAGCGCCATTGCCTTGCCCACGGCGGTCACATACCGCTTCGGAGTGGCCGCACTGAACGCA contains the following coding sequences:
- a CDS encoding carbohydrate binding family 9 domain-containing protein, whose product is MHFSESYTPSLKRVLAAAILIMLATITSTAFAQRWSKRTLAAVRLPAGVAPPVIDGSLRDAAWKVAAHATVFIETSAHQPAPDQTEAWLIYNATDIFIAFRCRDSKPSAIVANESIRNVDLSNDDNVAFRIDTFDTMQWADGSTFTVNAIGTQSASIAGGRADKLEWQGDWQAATKRDAGGWTAEMRIPWRILPYPARAAAMVMGINFQRHEQHAHVDSWWSDLGPEGSQSREGKWLGVVPPLRTWKPRLSLLPYLLPSVGMNAGGRAELQAGLDARLQPTPEITTVATINPDFQSIEGAVASIAFSRSGHFVPDERPFFQEGSDFRNVGSNYAIGPFFDSQLIGRIDAGVNAYGQLSPHTSFSMLGDAAFGSESDLVASFRQNFNAATTTSVLLMQHSAAGADNTVIALTPSWQHRKWGADANLAQSLGPQAGGRGYYADVNFNDTNLFGVMSVARVDGAFLDRLGFIPFTDYQGAGGFTDYSPKWKHGFFRRADVNGGYTWNWHLDGVPFQRGVSADASLVTRRNYSIETFGSYAMFDAQTDATWGMAVGGGAGDNYRNWGINFQTGVEADLPYTSVGPSVQVRLFRHLDLGLMSFVQNYQGVTQQHIFTFNYAMSPQRSWGGRAVWQNGRFNAFLQYHNAGGLGTNTYVILGDPNATAFVPRLMLKLVFAIR
- a CDS encoding response regulator transcription factor — encoded protein: MPEPLRVLIADDFDLLRQMLAAHINAEPDMVVCGEAMDGSEAISLAESLAPDVVLMDLSMPLVNGTEACAAILRARPETAIILLTSHTHLLSVARAAGAVDALPKNCSPSDVTEAVRRAAAEIVALRLEANLAEPDRTMVRLGRRMGLSALELAVARKLVGSELGTDAIAEVLTAEMEAPVSTGAVRHATERVMTKLNVEPRTRYTLVKQIMDAAAAD
- a CDS encoding AAA family ATPase, translated to MDLMDLADAAALVHVSAQTLRNYIREGQLTSYPSGRRLRVDRAELESVFARVGTPEPAVRGAPRIFSVCNHKGGVGKTTTASTLAWLLAERGPTLMIDADPQAHLTQVYGIDSDKLEKTLYEILVKGMPIQEVMQPVANMGTASGPETSALPLPPSLYIVGSNLELADTTLQVTGRPWWVNLLRNALKPILPEFDYVVIDCPPSLDAITCNAIAASTDVIVPVDMGAFSLRGTVKLLDIVRHVAEQLPEQPTHRFLACRVESNQFSDDVLDQLWRHYGSRVYHTVIRKAVDVSRAQMYRQPLPALFPNNPATQDYEALVKEILDA
- a CDS encoding gluconolactonase, translating into MRLAAPTALALILLTLCPRVHAQTYPLGPDSMVQVGVPHGTVTHSTFTSKTVFPGTVRDCWVYVPAEYDGKTPACLMVFQDGGWFADTNSSFRVPVVCDNLIYHHQMPVTIVVMVNPGVVPAANSHALARYNRSLEYDSMSGRYVRFLNEELLPALIGKYHISSDPSDRAIGGISSGGSCAFTAAWERPDCFRRVLSFVGSFTDLRGADRYPSLIRKSAPRPIRVFMQDATHDLDIYPGSWYLNAQSIADALRYSGYAVKFVVGSGGHDGIQGGAIMPDALRWLWRGYPDAVRAAATSPQHDTDALMPRRAWSRVSSAGFAAGAVASAPDGSLYLAVRSGGIERFNPQGKPAGWLVRAGNYTALACKADGVVVGALNRSIVEIDGNGNRRTVARGFTAGGLVANHAGDIYASDPGHATIWLIPEHGHATAAVKGANEAGALALSPDQTLLLAASRSPGRYIWSYQIGQEGQLHFGQPYFDLFVRHDHPEDTVSALTTLTDGELVATTPAGLDLFDQAGRTTGVVPLPARKGAAGAAFCGGNGQTLVAVAADGAVYIWPTQIAGAMPFATPSEPAAPIL
- a CDS encoding DUF899 family protein, giving the protein MEAINADARDASVAGELEALDAQIAALRKRQTELRRLHSAMTMSNYTFRDKSDGPVTLLQLFGDRSDLLVVHNMGQRCNYCSLWADGLNGVLPHILRRTAFAVSSPDSPEEMSAISARRGWQFPMVSIAGTTFAADCGFLDDEGMVWPGVSSFHREPHHGVHRISSATFGPGDEFCAIWHLFDLLQEGAAGWEPH
- a CDS encoding DUF2961 domain-containing protein, with the translated sequence MEADGPGAICRIWTADPRSGAIRIRLDGSPEPVLDLPFAELFRLLPLSFGVGGEGELNSQRSRSERLAMGHTSYCPIPFRSHCLVTIDPADDYLYYHLDYLQLPDQTPVSSFDAAGLNKPEIARTAAVWQAAPPLAPAMRDVTVAPGESVEVTRYDGPGVITGLWIELPSDLSPTHMRHLWENMWIAGHFDDDEPRDPSIRAPLGPFFMNFGQQKLPTSTFIGTTGVAAGWCRFAMPHSHRATLTLQNRSILPVTCRIAETWEPLEAVTARSLFRFRATWHHETPHGPDHRDYGGVACRLLNLDGRDNVELLNARAAGHFVGTAFEVDMSDAPTDRAACEGDEMFYIDDDPERTLYGTGLEDYLNDAWGIRGYSGPVSGDDAEGPWNEGIRIYGYRFHASDPIPFHRHGRFTLEHGTGNNCSGVYRSVAYWYMDPGSAHIRSEERRWEEQRNA